From one Variovorax sp. PBL-H6 genomic stretch:
- a CDS encoding SDR family oxidoreductase encodes MSRDRVVVVTGASSGIGEAVAQKLLADGMTVIAVQRSAPRESHPRLVFYPADLSDMAATREAGRRIAERHAVDSLVNNAGANCPALLMDATIDELRYVTDITLGAALLLTQALVPGMKERGFGRIVNISSRAVLGKSARSVYASAKAGLLGLTRTVAIETGAHGITVNAVLPGPVATTHFNRGHPFGSVQRQTVVENILVGRVGEPGDVAHAVGFLLDERSGFITGQSLFVCGGTSITGTGGQ; translated from the coding sequence GTGAGCCGCGATCGCGTCGTCGTGGTCACCGGTGCCAGCTCGGGCATCGGCGAGGCCGTCGCGCAGAAGCTGCTGGCAGACGGCATGACCGTCATCGCCGTGCAGCGTTCTGCGCCGCGGGAGAGCCATCCGCGGCTCGTGTTCTACCCGGCGGACCTGTCCGACATGGCGGCCACGCGCGAAGCGGGCCGCCGCATCGCCGAGCGCCATGCGGTCGATTCGCTGGTGAACAACGCCGGCGCCAACTGCCCGGCGCTGCTGATGGACGCCACCATCGACGAGCTGCGCTACGTGACCGACATCACCCTTGGCGCGGCCTTGCTGCTCACCCAGGCGCTGGTGCCGGGCATGAAGGAGCGCGGCTTCGGGCGCATCGTCAACATCTCCTCGCGGGCGGTGCTGGGCAAGTCGGCGCGCAGCGTCTACGCGTCGGCCAAGGCCGGCCTGCTCGGCCTGACGCGCACCGTTGCCATCGAGACCGGGGCGCACGGCATCACGGTCAACGCCGTGCTGCCCGGCCCGGTCGCCACCACGCATTTCAACCGAGGGCATCCGTTCGGCAGCGTGCAGCGGCAGACCGTTGTCGAGAACATCCTGGTCGGCCGCGTCGGCGAGCCCGGCGATGTCGCGCATGCGGTGGGCTTCCTGCTCGACGAGCGCAGCGGCTTCATCACCGGGCAGTCGCTCTTCGTCTGCGGAGGCACCAGCATCACGGGCACCGGCGGGCAGTGA
- a CDS encoding metal-dependent hydrolase family protein, with amino-acid sequence MSLNASVVQSTTPAQTGIRYVTGKKMIDCTGADPVDDPVIVIEDGRIKQIGNKHSIRVPDHAEVLDCGSATLIPGMLDVHLHTMMFNCLTFHNFRVAQWEITPELQQMYGLFHAQLCFDMGFTTLRDMGLSASRGLLVREACAIRDAIEMGIVEGPRMLVAAFTSITGSHLDLIQPRAALRIGFQTADGPWELRKLARTNLLQGCDVIKTCASGGGGTDKEEPDIRNMTQEELDALADEAHAFHKILAVHCFTPQAQRMALKAGADTIEHMVFCDSESVDAIVKTGTYVTPTLSHRTDHAIDLRREQGTSQFVLKKMKGLQHNCFETFQTMYKAGVNIAMGTDMGFDPEMGTNASELALYVDLGMKPMHALQTATINAARAIKLDKDIGSLEVGKIADLVAVGGDPLQDIRCLQDKKNIQIVMKEGRVYADRRPGKSTKNVVNAEPGSWKIVDYL; translated from the coding sequence ATGAGCTTGAACGCCTCCGTCGTCCAGTCGACCACGCCCGCGCAGACCGGGATCCGCTACGTCACCGGCAAGAAAATGATCGACTGCACCGGCGCCGACCCGGTGGACGACCCGGTGATCGTGATCGAAGACGGCCGCATCAAGCAGATCGGCAACAAGCATTCGATCCGCGTCCCTGACCACGCCGAGGTGCTGGACTGCGGCTCCGCGACCCTCATCCCCGGCATGCTGGACGTGCACCTGCACACCATGATGTTCAACTGCCTCACCTTCCACAACTTCCGGGTGGCGCAGTGGGAGATCACGCCCGAGCTGCAGCAGATGTACGGGCTCTTCCATGCGCAGCTGTGTTTCGACATGGGCTTCACGACGCTGCGCGACATGGGCTTGTCGGCATCGCGCGGGCTGCTGGTGCGCGAGGCCTGCGCCATCCGGGACGCGATCGAGATGGGCATCGTCGAGGGGCCGCGCATGCTGGTCGCGGCATTCACCTCGATCACCGGTTCGCACCTCGACCTGATCCAGCCGCGCGCCGCGTTGCGCATCGGCTTCCAGACCGCCGACGGCCCCTGGGAGCTGCGCAAGCTCGCCCGCACCAACCTGCTGCAGGGCTGCGACGTCATCAAGACCTGCGCCTCGGGCGGCGGCGGCACCGACAAGGAGGAGCCGGACATTCGCAACATGACGCAGGAGGAACTGGACGCCCTTGCCGACGAGGCCCACGCCTTCCACAAGATCCTCGCGGTGCACTGCTTCACGCCGCAGGCCCAGCGCATGGCCCTGAAGGCCGGCGCCGACACCATCGAGCACATGGTGTTCTGCGACAGCGAGAGCGTCGACGCCATCGTGAAGACCGGCACCTATGTCACGCCCACGCTGTCGCATCGCACCGACCATGCCATCGACCTGCGTCGCGAGCAGGGCACCTCGCAGTTCGTGCTGAAGAAGATGAAGGGCCTGCAGCACAACTGCTTCGAGACCTTCCAGACCATGTACAAGGCCGGCGTGAACATCGCGATGGGCACCGACATGGGCTTCGACCCCGAGATGGGCACCAATGCGTCCGAGCTTGCGCTCTACGTCGACCTCGGCATGAAGCCCATGCACGCGCTGCAGACGGCGACCATCAATGCGGCACGCGCGATCAAGCTCGACAAGGACATCGGCTCGCTCGAGGTCGGCAAGATCGCCGACCTGGTCGCAGTCGGCGGCGACCCGCTCCAGGACATCCGCTGCCTGCAGGACAAGAAGAACATCCAGATCGTGATGAAGGAAGGCAGGGTGTATGCCGACCGCCGGCCGGGCAAGTCGACCAAGAACGTGGTGAACGCCGAGCCCGGCAGCTGGAAGATCGTGGACTACCTGTGA